In Urechidicola croceus, a single window of DNA contains:
- a CDS encoding DUF6794 domain-containing protein: protein MNRIIIVILLFPTLLLSQNNCEKYVEKYIPTDLNDAISFFECKWSNESLNEFKFKEEQKATSELHFGTGRSLRNNWKLWAGTSELSKFFRDLGINHPDDMSSIILTSLHRKLNGIEIELDNQIKYYKDYWAESERKENERKKEEFSEFKIGDIVEFLYDYDFVSKRQEKKYMNDKCFATGKVIDLNKEKFELKINLIKSCDRKGIIILEYDVWDKVDGEYKKIEEDKIEIMKKGETRWTSYSLWETAE, encoded by the coding sequence ATGAATAGAATAATTATTGTAATACTTCTTTTTCCGACTTTATTATTAAGTCAAAATAATTGCGAAAAATACGTTGAGAAATATATTCCAACTGATTTGAATGACGCAATTTCCTTTTTTGAATGTAAGTGGTCAAACGAAAGTCTAAACGAATTTAAATTTAAAGAAGAACAAAAAGCAACTTCTGAACTACATTTCGGAACTGGTAGGTCATTAAGAAACAACTGGAAACTTTGGGCTGGAACATCTGAACTTTCAAAATTTTTCAGAGATTTAGGAATCAATCATCCTGATGATATGTCTAGTATCATATTGACTTCACTTCATAGAAAACTAAACGGAATTGAGATTGAATTAGATAATCAAATAAAATACTATAAAGATTATTGGGCTGAATCTGAACGAAAAGAAAATGAACGAAAAAAAGAAGAATTTAGTGAATTTAAGATTGGCGATATTGTCGAATTTCTGTATGACTATGATTTCGTATCAAAACGTCAGGAAAAAAAATATATGAACGATAAGTGTTTCGCTACTGGAAAAGTAATTGACTTGAATAAAGAAAAATTTGAACTAAAAATAAATCTAATAAAGAGTTGCGACAGAAAAGGAATTATTATTCTTGAATATGATGTTTGGGACAAAGTAGATGGAGAATATAAAAAGATTGAAGAAGACAAAATTGAGATTATGAAAAAAGGGGAAACTCGATGGACTTCATACAGTTTATGGGAAACAGCGGAATAA
- a CDS encoding ankyrin repeat domain-containing protein has product MKNRQTQIEILAGDGNLTELKKIFDSGYSQLELDVALENAIAYSRIKTADYLLELGADFSNYDYQGIYYAAHNNELSGMKYAIAKGVDINVNNGMLLNTAIVTFTNTKDIEMIKWLMENGADRNHLTESSIDLIERYGTDELKSIIDTPTKKTVKIIDSWNITGFGIIAELENIHDGITKGTKLKSQETGLTWIVESRIVETLAIDSLKRFPNETETPMHLNFKSVSKLENAKETIIKKNRNRVFKYRLKPSKQNEKPKNGEILLIE; this is encoded by the coding sequence GTGAAAAATAGACAAACCCAAATAGAAATATTAGCAGGAGACGGCAATTTGACCGAACTGAAAAAAATATTCGATTCAGGATATTCTCAACTCGAATTAGATGTTGCTCTGGAAAATGCAATAGCCTATTCGAGAATTAAAACAGCGGACTATTTGTTGGAATTAGGAGCAGACTTTTCTAATTACGATTATCAAGGTATATATTATGCGGCTCACAATAATGAGTTGAGCGGAATGAAATATGCGATTGCCAAAGGAGTTGACATTAATGTAAATAACGGAATGTTGTTAAATACTGCCATTGTTACCTTTACCAACACAAAAGATATAGAAATGATTAAATGGCTTATGGAGAATGGAGCGGATAGAAATCATTTAACCGAAAGTTCAATTGATTTGATTGAACGATATGGAACAGACGAATTGAAAAGTATTATAGATACACCAACCAAAAAGACAGTCAAAATAATTGATTCTTGGAATATTACTGGATTTGGAATTATTGCCGAATTAGAAAATATTCACGATGGAATTACAAAAGGAACGAAATTAAAATCTCAAGAAACTGGATTGACTTGGATTGTGGAAAGTAGAATTGTAGAAACTTTAGCAATTGATAGTCTAAAACGATTTCCAAATGAGACAGAAACACCAATGCATTTGAATTTCAAATCTGTTTCTAAATTGGAGAATGCAAAAGAAACAATTATAAAAAAGAACCGAAATCGAGTTTTTAAATATCGTCTTAAACCGAGCAAGCAAAACGAAAAACCGAAAAATGGAGAAATATTATTAATTGAATAA